The DNA segment CGACAGATGAGGCGCGGAGGGCCTCGCCGACTACCTGTACGCCGAGGCTATAGGCCGGCATGCCGCCGACAACCGCAGCGGTCTCGCAGACGCCATGTAGCTCGGCTGGGCTTGCCCCGGCATTGACGGCGGCGTGCGCATGCAATTGTGCGGGCGCCTCTCGTCCAAGTGCTAACAACATCCCCAGATGGACCATTTGCTGGATTTTTCGTTCGAGTGGGTTGTGGTGAATCAGTGCGTCGCGGAAATTTTCAATGGCCTCAAGTGCGGACTCGCGGCCAGCGAGACGGGCTAATTCGATGCGCTGGCGCACGCCATCGGGCACCTTGCCAAACAGATCGATATGGCGCGTCTCAATGGGAGATTGATTCATGTTGCGGTTTCCTTGAGCGTTGGGGTCGAATGAACTTCCAGGGCATCGTATCGTTGGATGAAGAGATCAAATGCCTCGCGCCGTCTTGCGATGTCTTCACGCCACTCGCCTAGCTCCTTGAGGCCGGCAGGCGTGATCTCGTAAACGCGTCGGGCAGCACCGGCACCTTCGGTGCGCCAGCCGGAGCGCAACGAGCCACGCGCCTCCATTTCGCGTAGTAGCCGATATAGATTGCCGGCATCAACCTTGAGGCCATCGGGGAGTAGCGTGTTGATATCGCGGTGCAGGCCAAGTCCGTGCGCTGGCTCCTCCGCGAGGAGGAGCAACGCAAAACTTGCCAGATGCCGACCCTGGCGATTGGTTTCCTTGGGGCTCACGAAGCTTGCCGAAATTGCTGCATGCGATCGGCTACTTCGCGGTAGGCGATCTCTGGAAGCGCCTTGGCGCCACCAAGTGCGCGGGCATGTATCACCAGTTCTGCGGCCTCTTCAAGTGCGGTCAAGCGGTTGAGGGCGTCATCTGCCGTGGCGCCGGTGACCAGCACGCCGTGATTGGCCAGGAGTACGGCGACGGTAGAGGACGTGTTGAATGCCTCAAGGATGCCGTTGACTGAAGCGGTTGAGCCGCGTGGTGCCCATGCAACGACCGGTACATCGGTGTGCATGCCCTGACGCAACATGGGTTCATATACTGCGGGGATAGCCTGGTGAGCGACGGCGAAGGCGGTAATGTGCGTAGGGTGGCAGTGGACTATCGCGCCAATGTCTGCCCTGTGTCGGTACAGCCTTGTATGCATATCAATGATTTCGCGGTGATTGGCGTCGAAGCCTTCTTGCATGCCTTCCGCAGAAATCGGCAACCACGCAAGGTCGTCCGTGCGTAGGTTGGCAACCGAGCCGCCGCGGGTGATCAACATGCGATCGTTTGCGCGAGCGGAAAGATTGGCGTGGGCACCGCGGAATAGCAGGCCACGTTGACGCAGCGTGTCGGCGACACGAATCAAGATGTTTTCAAGGGCTGGGGTATGGTCGGTCATGGGGGCCTCGGTATTGGATGCTATGTGTATATATATGTGAATTACATATATTAGCCGTCAGACTATACTTGTCTGCTCAGGAATACAACGATGTTTTAGAAGCTGAGGCGCATTCCGGCGAAAATGTGGCGCTTGTCGGCGGTGTGAAAATTGCGAAAGCTGGGGCGGCGCGTGTGGGCAGGCGTAAAGCGGCTGGCGCCACGTAGTGTGTAGTGCGCGCTGTCGAACCACGGAGCAGAATATTCGTGATAGGGGAATGGCTTGAAGCCGGCGTAGGGAAAGAATGTGTTGTCGCACCACTCCCAAACTTGTCCGGCCAGTGAGAGCCGCCCCTGTCGGGCGGCGGTTTCCCACGCAAGCTCGTGTGGCAATGTGGCTTGCGCCCAACGTGCGAATGCGCGTGCTTCGTGTAGGTTGATCCCGTACACGGCAGCGCGAGGTTCAAGGTCATGAGGGCCATCGAGGCCGATGCCATACCACCAGCCCCGGCCATCACGGCGCCAGTGATCGGGTGCCTCGATCGGATGCTGGCTGAGCCATGCGCGACCGTCGTCCTCCCAAAGGTTCATGTCGGTATAGCCGCCGGCCTCAATGAATCCTAGGTACTCGGCGTTGCTGACGGGGCGTAGGCCTATGGCACTGGCCTCAAGGCGCGCGGAACCCGCATTCAGTTCATTATCGAAGGCTAGAGGTTTGGAACCGCCGATGGGGTAGTCGCCACTTGCGATGGGGATGGCGTCGCGCGCGAGGACGGAGGGTCGTAGCCGGGTTTGCGGATGGAAGGCGTTGCGGTGACGCGACAGCGCTCTCTGGGTCAGCACCATCCTCAGGGTTTCAAGGTGTTGGCTGTGATGCTGGAGCAGGAATAGTGGCAGGTAGTTGTCCACCATCAGTGGGTGCTTTGGATCGAGCTGCCCCGCTTCGCCCGCGAGCAGCAGAATGTTGTCCTCAAAGCCGGCGGCAACGGTATTCAGCAGATGGTCTTGGTGCGGTAGTTTGGCGCCGCGTTCGGGTTTGGCGCTGTACTGGGGCTGATAGTAACGGGCGTCGGCCCGGGTGCGTCGGGCGTCGCCTTGTACAATCGCACGCAACCAGTGATTCTCGACCCACAGGCAATGACCGAGGTGCCAGCCACATGGGCTGAGATCGAAGTGATATTGCTGGCGGTAATCGGTATCGTTCAGTGTGCCGACGACGCCGAGCAGGTGCCGATGTAGCGCCCTGAACTGCGTCAGCATTGCCAACGGTGTCATAGGGCGAGTAACTCCGGTGGGGCATCCGGGTCGAGAATCAGGATGTGGTGTTCGGGTACGGTTTGCCAGAACGCACGGTCGTTGAGTGGCTCGGAGGCAACTAATTGAGCACCCTCCGGGAAGCGTTCGTCATCGATGCTGTAATACAGGCTGGGGCATTCGCCGTTGACCGCGTGTCGGGCGGCATAGACGCGTTCGCCGTCGCTGATCACGAGGTTGAGCAGCGCAGTGCCGCCTTCGCCAGCCCAGTCGCCGATGAGTCCCAGAGCCTCTCCGATAGCGGCCTCAATGGCCAATTCCTCGTCGTCCGTGAGCAGTTGCCGAATGAGCGCGAAGATATATTCGGAGTCAGTGTTGCCAAGTATCCCCGATTCGATCTCAGCGGAAAGCTCACGCTGGAGAATTGGGCGGGCGGTCTCGCGGAAGCGCTCAATATAACCGTTGTGCGTAAAGAGCAGTTCGCCATCGCGGTAGGGCTGGGTATTGGCGATATGGTTGCCGAATCCCGGTGTGGCGCTGCGGACCATGGCCAGCCAGAGGTCGCTGCGTAGTGTGCGCGCCAGCGTTGGCAAATTGTGGTCGGCCCATATCGGGGCAGGATTGAGGTAAATCTCTGGCTGGCCTTCGCGATCGAACCAGCCGAAGCCGAAGCCATCGGCATTGAGGCGCGCGAAACGCAGTTCGCGAGGCGCCCAAGACTGAATGAGCAGGCTGTGCTCGGGGTCGATGAGGAGCCTTTCGAGTGGAATTTCAGGGCCAAGATAGGCGGCGATCCGGCACATGCGGGCTTCCTCTTGCGGTGTCCTCAATCTGGTGCCCATGTTAGCCTGAAGCGACATCTCATGCATCCGGGGACGGGATATATGGTGATCAGCCACGAACAGGGAAGGTGTCAGCGGGTGAGGCCAGCCCGACGAGTGAAAACATTGGCGGAGGATGCGCGCGAAGGCTTGATCGAGCCACCCCGCACCTTGCCGCCAAAATACTTCTACGACGCGCGTGGCTCGGCATTATTCGATCGTATCTGCGATACCGAGGATTACTATCCAACCCGCACCGAGGATGCCTTGCTGGCACGCTACGCGGGTGAAATCATGTGCAAGGTACAGCCGCGCCATATCCTCGAATTGGGTAGCGGGACCTCGCGTAAGACGCGTCACCTGTTGAGCGCATGCGAGGGGCAGGAGGGTATGATTTACTGGCCATTCGACGTTTGCCGCGAGGTACTGGAAGAGACGGGGGAGGTCCTTATGACCGACTACCCTTGGCTCGAAATCAACCCCTTGTTGGGCGATTACTCGGCGGGTCTTGATCATCTGCCGTGCCCGGATGGTGGTTGCCTGTATGTCTTTCTGGGCGGGACACTGGGCAATTTCGAAGAGCGGGAGGCTATCACATTGCTACGCGAGCTCGCGGTCCGGATGTCGCCGCTGGATCGCCTGTTACTCGGCGTCGACCGGGTCAAATCCGTACATGTGTTGCATGCAGCCTACGACGATGGCGAGGGTATCACCGCTGCGTTCAACCGCAATGTATTGCATGTGCTTAATCGCGAACTGAGGGGAGATTTTCAACCGGATGCCTTTGCCCACCGTGCCGTATACAACGAAGATGCGGCGCGTATCGAGATGTACCTGGTCGCGGATACTCAGCAACAGGTGCATCTCGACGAGCTGGACGCCACGTTGCGGTTTGCTGCAGGCGAAACCATACTTACAGAGATCAGTCGCAAGTTCACGCTGGAATCTGTGACGCAGCTGCTGGCACGTGCGGGCATGGCGATTGAGGGTCACTACGCACCTGAGAATGAATATTTCTCGCTGCTGATCGCGGCACCGCAACGCAATGTTCATGTGGCGGTCATTTAAGCGGCGGCATGTAACAGGTCTGTAACCTTGGTGGGCTCTAATAAGATGATTCAAGCCATACCGGGTAAACACATGACGGCGAATGACATCCTGCTAGTGGAGGACGAGCCAGCCATCCGCGAGATGGTCGGATTTGCATTGGGGCGTGCCGGTCTCGAGGTGCGCGAGGCGGCGGATGTAGGTCAGGCACAGACGCTGCTGGCGGAGCGCCTGCCGGACCTTGTGCTGCTCGACTGGATGCTGCCAGGGGTCAGCGGGATCGACTATGCCCGCCGTCTCAAGCGCGAGGAATACACGCGCGAACTGCCGATTATCATGTTGACGGCGCGCGGCGACGAAAATGACAAGGTCGGTGGTCTGGATGCGGGTGTGGACGACTATGTGACCAAGCCCTTCTCACCGCGTGAACTGGTGGCGCGGATACGAGCGGTATTGCGTCGGGCGAAGCCGGAGCCGGGAGAGCAGCCACTTGAGGTTGCCGGGCTCGCGCTTGACGGATCCAGCCATCGGGTGACGGCCGATGGTACCGAGTTGGAAATGGGCCCTACCGAGTTTCGTTTATTGCAGTTTTTTATGGCCCACCCAGAGCGGGTGTACAGCCGTGAGCAGCTGCTAGATCGCGTCTGGGGACGCAATGCATATGTCGAGGAGCGCACGGTGGATGTCCACATCCTGCGCCTGCGCAAGGCACTTAATCCCTATGGTTACGATAGCTTGGTGCAGACCGTCCGCGGCGCGGGTTACCGCTTTTCCGCTCGAGATTGAGTCATGACAAAGGCCTGGCTTGCAGAGCTTGGCCGACTGGCGCTCATCTTGTTGGCGGCCGCGATTTTGGGCGGGATTGCCGGGCA comes from the Acidihalobacter yilgarnensis genome and includes:
- a CDS encoding carboxymuconolactone decarboxylase family protein, which encodes MNQSPIETRHIDLFGKVPDGVRQRIELARLAGRESALEAIENFRDALIHHNPLERKIQQMVHLGMLLALGREAPAQLHAHAAVNAGASPAELHGVCETAAVVGGMPAYSLGVQVVGEALRASSVATGEHTHD
- a CDS encoding PadR family transcriptional regulator; protein product: MSPKETNRQGRHLASFALLLLAEEPAHGLGLHRDINTLLPDGLKVDAGNLYRLLREMEARGSLRSGWRTEGAGAARRVYEITPAGLKELGEWREDIARRREAFDLFIQRYDALEVHSTPTLKETAT
- a CDS encoding class II aldolase/adducin family protein; protein product: MTDHTPALENILIRVADTLRQRGLLFRGAHANLSARANDRMLITRGGSVANLRTDDLAWLPISAEGMQEGFDANHREIIDMHTRLYRHRADIGAIVHCHPTHITAFAVAHQAIPAVYEPMLRQGMHTDVPVVAWAPRGSTASVNGILEAFNTSSTVAVLLANHGVLVTGATADDALNRLTALEEAAELVIHARALGGAKALPEIAYREVADRMQQFRQAS
- a CDS encoding SUMF1/EgtB/PvdO family nonheme iron enzyme; the encoded protein is MTPLAMLTQFRALHRHLLGVVGTLNDTDYRQQYHFDLSPCGWHLGHCLWVENHWLRAIVQGDARRTRADARYYQPQYSAKPERGAKLPHQDHLLNTVAAGFEDNILLLAGEAGQLDPKHPLMVDNYLPLFLLQHHSQHLETLRMVLTQRALSRHRNAFHPQTRLRPSVLARDAIPIASGDYPIGGSKPLAFDNELNAGSARLEASAIGLRPVSNAEYLGFIEAGGYTDMNLWEDDGRAWLSQHPIEAPDHWRRDGRGWWYGIGLDGPHDLEPRAAVYGINLHEARAFARWAQATLPHELAWETAARQGRLSLAGQVWEWCDNTFFPYAGFKPFPYHEYSAPWFDSAHYTLRGASRFTPAHTRRPSFRNFHTADKRHIFAGMRLSF
- the egtC gene encoding ergothioneine biosynthesis protein EgtC — translated: MCRIAAYLGPEIPLERLLIDPEHSLLIQSWAPRELRFARLNADGFGFGWFDREGQPEIYLNPAPIWADHNLPTLARTLRSDLWLAMVRSATPGFGNHIANTQPYRDGELLFTHNGYIERFRETARPILQRELSAEIESGILGNTDSEYIFALIRQLLTDDEELAIEAAIGEALGLIGDWAGEGGTALLNLVISDGERVYAARHAVNGECPSLYYSIDDERFPEGAQLVASEPLNDRAFWQTVPEHHILILDPDAPPELLAL
- the egtD gene encoding L-histidine N(alpha)-methyltransferase, giving the protein MKTLAEDAREGLIEPPRTLPPKYFYDARGSALFDRICDTEDYYPTRTEDALLARYAGEIMCKVQPRHILELGSGTSRKTRHLLSACEGQEGMIYWPFDVCREVLEETGEVLMTDYPWLEINPLLGDYSAGLDHLPCPDGGCLYVFLGGTLGNFEEREAITLLRELAVRMSPLDRLLLGVDRVKSVHVLHAAYDDGEGITAAFNRNVLHVLNRELRGDFQPDAFAHRAVYNEDAARIEMYLVADTQQQVHLDELDATLRFAAGETILTEISRKFTLESVTQLLARAGMAIEGHYAPENEYFSLLIAAPQRNVHVAVI
- the phoB gene encoding phosphate regulon transcriptional regulator PhoB — its product is MTANDILLVEDEPAIREMVGFALGRAGLEVREAADVGQAQTLLAERLPDLVLLDWMLPGVSGIDYARRLKREEYTRELPIIMLTARGDENDKVGGLDAGVDDYVTKPFSPRELVARIRAVLRRAKPEPGEQPLEVAGLALDGSSHRVTADGTELEMGPTEFRLLQFFMAHPERVYSREQLLDRVWGRNAYVEERTVDVHILRLRKALNPYGYDSLVQTVRGAGYRFSARD